In one Lycium barbarum isolate Lr01 chromosome 7, ASM1917538v2, whole genome shotgun sequence genomic region, the following are encoded:
- the LOC132604416 gene encoding UDP-glycosyltransferase 75C1-like has translation MVQPHIILTTFPAQGHINPALQFAKNLVKMGIKVTFSTSIYAQSLMDEKSIANFPKGLMNFVPFSDGFDDGVDHSKDPKFYMSQLRKCGSETVKKIILNCSENGSPITCLLYSIFLPWAAEVAREVNIPSALLWSQPATILDIYYFHFNGYEEQMANESNDPNWSIQLPGLPLLKTKDLPSFLLPSSAKGSLRVALPPFKELIDTLDAEINPKILVNSFDELEPKALKAIEGYKFYGIGPLIPSAFLDGNDPLDSCFGADLFEKSNDYMEWLNTKPNSSVVYISFGSLINPSISQMEEISKGLIEIGRPFLWIMKKNEKDKENAKKIDCIEELEKIGKIVPWCSQLEVLRHPSLGCFVSHCGWNSALESLACGVPVVAFPQWTDQMTNAKQIEDVWKSGVRVNVNEDGVVESEEMKRCIELVMDGGEKGEEMRNNAKKWKELAREAVKEGGSSHKNLKDFIDEVAKGQGNINPCIQFSKNLIKLGVNVTFSTSLTAFNRISNLPNIQGLTFAPFSDGFDGNFKGSINNFHEFNASFRTNGSEFVTNLVENRTKQGRPFKRIIYTTLTAWVGLLAKSINVPSTFLWIQPATVLDIYYYFFNGFEDSIKNCSKDQSLELDGLPVLSRRDFPTFVFADSNDWTLVAMKEHVELLNSEISQKVLVNTFDALEFDALRVLKNVTMLGIGPLIPSAFLDGNDPSDTSFGVDMRQSLDNYMDYLDSKAKESVIYIAFGSYAQIPNQLVEAIAQGLVLCKRPFLWVIREGPNGENPFEKLSCKEELEELGRTVPWCSQVEVLQHPSVACFLTHCGWNSSMESLASGVPVVACPLWSDQLCNAKLLQDVWKTGVRVSANDEGVIERNEFARCMEIVVGDGEKGEELRKNAKKWRDLAKDTMKEDGSSNVNLKAYVHEVFA, from the exons ATGGTGCAACCCCATATCATTTTAACAACATTTCCAGCACAAGGGCATATTAATCCAGCACTTCAATTTGCCAAAAATCTTGTCAAAATGGGCATAAAAGTGACATTTTCTACAAGCATTTATGCCCAAAGCCTTATGGATGAAAAATCCATTGCTAATTTTCCAAAGGGGTTGATGAATTTTGTTCCATTTTCTGATGGATTTGATGATGGTGTTGATCATTCAAAAGACCCTAAATTTTACATGTCACAACTTCGTAAATGTGGGAGTGAGACTGTGAAAAAGATTATTCTCAATTGCTCTGAAAATGGAAGTCCTATAACTTGCCTTCTTTACTCCATTTTTCTTCCTTGGGCAGCAGAG GTCGCTCGTGAAGTTAACATCCCTTCTGCTCTCCTTTGGAGTCAACCAGCTACAATATTGGACATATACTATTTTCACTTTAATGGTTATGAAGAACAAATGGCTAACGAATCCAATGATCCAAATTGGTCCATTCAACTTCCAGGGCTTCCACTATTGAAAACTAAAGATCTTCCTTCATTTTTACTTCCATCAAGTGCAAAAGGAAGCCTTAGAGTTGCACTTCCCCCTTTCAAAGAATTAATAGACACATTGGATGCTGAAATTAATCCTAAAATTCTTGTGAATTCATTTGATGAATTAGAGCCTAAGGCACTCAAAGCAATTGAAGGTTACAAGTTTTACGGAATTGGACCACTAATTCCTAGTGCTTTTTTAGATGGAAATGACCCTTTGGATTCTTGTTTTGGTGCTGATCTTTTTGAGAAATCAAATGATTATATGGAATGGTTAAACACAAAGCCAAATTCAAGTGTTGTTTATATATCATTTGGGAGTCTAATAAATCCATCAATAAGTCAAATGGAGGAGATATCAAAGGGGTTGATAGAAATAGGGAGGCCATTTTTGTGGataatgaaaaaaaatgaaaaagacaaAGAAAATGCGAAAAAGATTGATTGTATTGAAGAGTTGGAAAAAATAGGGAAAATTGTCCCATGGTGTTCGCAACTCGAAGTTTTGAGACATCCCTCTCTGGGATGTTTTGTTTCGCACTGTGGATGGAATTCGGCTTTGGAGAGCTTAGCTTGTGGAGTGCCGGTCGTGGCGTTTCCTCAATGGACTGATCAAATGACAAATGCCAAGCAAATTGAAGATGTGTGGAAGAGTGGAGTGAGAGTGAATGTGAATGAAGATGGTGTTGTTGAGAGTGAAGAAATGAAAAGGTGCATTGAGTTGGTTATGGATGGAggggaaaaaggggaagaaaTGAGAAATAATGCTAAGAAATGGAAAGAATTGGCTAGAGAAGCTGTGAAAGAAGGTGGATCTTCACATAAGAATTTAAAGGATTTTATTGATGAAGTCGCTAAAG GACAAGGAAACATCAATCCATGTATTCAATTTTCCAAGAATTTGATCAAATTGGGCGTAAATGTCACATTCTCCACAAGTCTAACAGCTTTCAATCGAATCTCGAATCTTCCAAATATACAAGGATTAACATTTGCTCCTTTCTCTGATGGTTTTGATGGCAACTTTAAAGGGTCAATAAACAATTTCCATGAGTTCAATGCTTCATTCAGGACTAATGGTTCTGAATTTGTGACGAATTTAGTCGAAAACAGGACGAAACAGGGCCGTCCCTTTAAGCGTATCATCTACACGACGTTAACTGCTTGGGTCGGTTTACTGGCCAAGAGCATAAACGTTCCATCGACGTTTCTTTGGATTCAACCAGCCACAGTCTTGGATATTTACTACTATTTTTTCAATGGATTTGAGGATTCTATCAAGAATTGTTCAAAGGATCAATCTTTAGAGCTTGATGGTCTGCCAGTTCTGTCTCGTCGTGATTTCCCTACGTTCGTGTTTGCTGATTCGAACGATTGGACATTAGTGGCCATGAAAGAACATGTTGAGTTACTGAATAGCGAGATAAGTCAAAAAGTGCTTGTGAACACTTTTGATGCTTTAGAATTTGATGCTTTGAGGGTTTTAAAGAATGTGACTATGTTGGGAATTGGCCCTTTAATTCCTTCAGCTTTTCTTGATGGAAATGATCCTTCTGATACTTCATTTGGAGTTGATATGAGACAGAGTTTAGATAATTACATGGACTATTTGGATTCTAAGGCTAAAGAATCagtaatatatatagcatttgGTAGTTATGCTCAAATACCAAATCAACTAGTGGAAGCAATTGCTCAAGGATTAGTGTTGTGTAAAAGGCCATTTTTGTGGGTAATTAGAGAGGGACCTAACGGTGAAAATCCATTTGAAAAGTTGAGTTGCAAAGAGGAATTGGAAGAGTTAGGGAGAACAGTGCCTTGGTGTTCACAGGTGGAGGTTCTTCAACACCCTTCTGTGGCATGTTTTTTGACTCATTGTGGATGGAATTCGAGTATGGAGAGCTTGGCTTCGGGGGTGCCGGTTGTGGCGTGTCCACTTTGGAGCGATCAATTATGCAATGCAAAGCTTCTTCAAGATGTTTGGAAGACTGGAGTGAGAGTGAGCGCCAATGATGAAGGCGTTATTGAGAGGAATGAGTTCGCAAGGTGTATGGAGATTGTGGTTGGAGAtggggaaaaaggggaagaaTTAAGAAAGAATGCCAAGAAATGGAGGGATTTGGCTAAGGATACCATGAAGGAAGATGGTTCTTCTAACGTCAATCTCAAGGCTTATGTTCATGAGGTTTTTGCTTGA